The following nucleotide sequence is from Silurus meridionalis isolate SWU-2019-XX chromosome 5, ASM1480568v1, whole genome shotgun sequence.
AGGTAGGGGGAGGCCAGGCAGCAGGAAGAGAAAACTAGAGAGGAAGGAGgggaaaaagacagagaagagGGTCACTCTAATTGCACATGAGAGAGTGGAGAGAAAGTTCCTCCTTTTGTAAGCAGATCCACAGCTGCTTCAATCATCTGAACGTTCcggagagaaaacagagaagtGCACTTAGGGCATAATGTTTCTCTCCACGTCTGTTTAATTTCAGTATGGAGTCTGACAATGTCGAGCAGGTAGACTTGAGGAGTATTCATAAATGCCATTTGCTTCATAGTGGCAAAAGCAGCTGCCGTTGTTAATCAAACACAAGTGTAATAAGGGCTCATTGAGGCCCACTGGGACAAGATTTATACTGCCCCATGCTTGCACTGTTTGAGAAGACGGTTAATGAGAGGGTTGTTTTGATTAGATGATGATGCAAATGATTAGAAATATCTAAGAAATTCGACATTCAACAAATCAAAGTAACAGTTCCGGCAGTGTGGTTATGATGTGCAAAATGATTTGTGCCTCAATAAGATTGGGAAAAGAGAAAGTCTTATAATGTTGTGCATAACATCTGCCCATGCAGAAATTGTCTGAactaattttgtgttttttgagatatatatgtttttattgtcaGGAAGGGGCATTTTGCTTAAACCTGGCAActtttaatgaatgaaattgCCTCAAACACAGTTGagcaaacaaaacaagctgTAAGATATCTGCATGCTGCCTATTTTACATGCTGCTTACTCAAAAAATTCACTCGAGGGCAGCCTACAGCATATTTCATGTGTTCTTCGCTCTTATTTGAAGTAATGAATCTAGTCACAAGTTGCTTCTGAATCGGAGGAATGCAAAAGCCATATAGCAGAGTAAGACAccgaggtttttttttgtggcaagAGCAAGGCAGGCAATTTATTCCCATGTACAGGAAATATATTATGGAATGTAGATAATATTCTTTGGCCTGAAATGATAAATGAGAAATTTCTTTAATCATAGTAACATAAACaattcaaatgcaaaaagaataTTACCACTTCCTTTCCAATTCCtcatttatatacacagtaaTGAAAACCTAATTGAAATGTTAGTGCTGTATGTGGAAATGTTTTAGCATTGATGCAGCTGCGTGGTTACAGctttaataaatacttttacaaaaaaGATTGATTtggaatacatttattttatttttttttccgatcaaattgtatttattttgctgtgGTCCATTCTGTGAACGTTGTGTCTATTTATTGCTTTGAGAGCACCGATTTTACTTTGGGGGACAAATGTGTCATATTAACTGAGGGGAAAAAGTAAACAAAGAAACCTCATGTGAAAAAACAGTGCTTTAAGTGCAGCCCAAAAGACTGACACATCTTAAGGTTTATTAACCCTGCGCAAATCTGCGTAAATTCCCTGGACCTAACACCTACTAGCAcccctgctgagattttcacaggTCTTCAGCTCCATTGTTCTCCTGtttttgttgtgcaaacacacccattacctgtgaggcctggcacatttgcatttgtttactcaGAGTAGCTCAGATCCAAGGCCAAACCTCTGTGTTTGACATGGAAACCTTCAGAAATGCCTGCCGTATCTATACAAAATATCCCACACACTGACTGACCTGCAAATTTTaaagacacacattcacattttatGGAAACACaagtctgttttatttataaaaaaatgtgtgaaaacagaatgaaaagTTGCTAATACAATgacatgaataaaatgaaaacttgCTAACACTTCAGTCTCCAATGTATGTTTGTACACAAATGTCATAAGCTGAGTGAAGTTATGGTCCATGGtgtgaggcctggcacatttgcatttgttagcTTAAACCAAGGCAGGCCGAACCTTGTCATTGTGTGTGACATGGAAACTTTCAGAAATGCCTGCCGTATTTATACAaaagacacacattcacaatatATGGATACAcaagtctgttttattttaaagtgtttcAAACTTTACAGCGTTTGCAGACCCAGTGTCCATCGTCCCTGCATTTGGCACAGGTGAATTTCTGACATGTTGCACAGGTAAACCTGCTGCGATTCCTGTTGCAGTTCTCTTGCACCTGGCACTGCGTTGTCCGTACAGTCCCTGGCACAGCAGCTGCAGCAGCTTCAGCAGCCTGCCTCTTTGCCAATATTTCCTTGTGCTGCATGAATTGGCAACAAAGTTCCTTAGCTAGAAGCCTCAGAAACAATCTTCTGCTGAATGTCCACCCTGTACATGCCTTGTACAAAATGTAGGCATTCACCGCCGCCAGGTCCAGCATATTGTAAAAAACCGCTACTGGCCACCTGCTTGTTGCTGCCCTTACGGAATACATCCGCGCCATTTGGTCATCTACACCACACTgtaaaagcagagagagagagagagagtcatgagtatatgtgctttttttctataGGCCTGTATAGTACACATCAGAAAACATTGTAGCACTGgtgtaaaattatacacacattcacatacctTCATGTGGTTATAGTCTGTTATCGTGTTGGGTTTCCTCTTTCTGCCCTCACCGATCGTCACGTCTTGGTGCATGGAACttagaacacacacagtcttgttttttttaggtgcATAAATTGTCAAGGAGACACTGCCACTTCTAAGCACTGAAGTGGAGAATACCTCTCGCTGTGCAGTGTTTTTTGCAAGTTGAGGAAGTTCACGCCGGACTTTATTCACAGTGCCCAGTAGCGTTGTTTTGCGCTGCAGCAGTCTGTGCAACAGTgacagtgaagtaaagaaatCGTCCGTCATGACATTTCTCCCATCATCCAAAAATGGCCCCATCAGATTCATGACCACGTTCTCTGCCAGCCTATCTCCCTTCTGACCACTGGGGTCCTTGGGGTCCTTTCCCAAGTAAGGAGATGTATTGCAGACATATTTGGTCTCCAAATCCGTGGCCATCCAGAACTTGATCCCAAATTTGTCTGGCTTGGTTGCGTTATACTGTGTGAATGGACAATGAACCTTGGTAGGGAACAGCCGTTCATCTATGGTCATGTGTTCTCCTGGAGTGAAACTCTCAGCACAGTTCTTGTTGAAGCGTGTCCAGATGTCGGAGATCGCCGcaaatttgtctgttttcaccCGTTCTGCCCGTGTGTCCTTGTCATCAAATCGAAGGTGTTTCATAATTGAAATGAATCTATCTCGGGGCATTGTCTCTTTGATTACTGGCACCAGAAAGCTTTCTGACCAGCAATCCACAATGGCACCAACGGGACACATGATTGCTCTtacaaacagaattgaaatgaatgcCATCAGTTCATGAATTGCCAAATTCCAGTCCGGCTCTGTTCTGCGGGCTTGATGGACCGTGCACTCCCTGATGGTCTGCAGCATTCCCACGTCTATCAGGCAAAGGAAGCTTTGGAGCACGCTTGTAATTTTACGCTGTCggaagataaacaaatagaaaatgGTAAATTTACATGAGCCTCACTCTAAatgggtttatataaatatcatatgtacAATGGCAATGACAAACCTTAGCAGATTCTGTGGGTCCAGCTTGCGCAGTGAAGCACGTGTGATTTGCTACTGCACTGGGCTTTCCAATGTCCTCCTCTACCCACACAGTGCCGTCTTTTGCCGTCTGGCTCAGACAGGGCTTCCCAGTACCACGGTGCCTCTTCCGTGGAGGCATGTTGGgttcttgttccgtctcctttTCGGATTCTTCTGAGGAGGTATCAGTGCCCTGCTGGACAAATGAAATCTCTCCTCCATCAGAGTCTGCTTTGTCCATTTCTTGAAGCAAGGCCAAAGCCTGTTGCGTGGAGAGGTTCTTCCTGCGTGGCAGTGATACGGAGGCCATCCTGATGTGCGTTCTCAAAAATGCGAAGAAGAAATGATTTTCCCGCCTGGGTCGGTCTGCTTTTATGCACAGCAATGTGCTGTAGTCATGGAACTGCTTCACAATGGACAAAATCACACCTTGCAAAGCTGGAGAGTGATGGCCAATGAACCCTTAGTAATGGCCAATGAAAGTGAAAGGCCTGCCTTGGATCTGAGATACTCTtagtaaacaaatgcaaatgtgccaggcctcacaggtaatgggtggtttgcacaacaaaagcaggaggAGAATCGAGCTGAAGAACTGTGAAAATCTCAACAGGTGTAAATAACACCTCAGGACTTGCACCAGAAAATAGAAAAGTCAGTAATTCTAGGGCAGAACGACAAGGAGGTGCTAATAATCGGGACCGCGAATTGTCTCGATCGTGACTAAAAAAAAGGGGGTCTGCTCAGTGTCGTAATTAGAAGTGATCGCGCTGAGCACAAACCCTGTTATAACACTTGACATTTCAGAGTAAGAATTTCGGGAGGGGGGGTTCatgtcaaaagaaaaaaggccAGACGCTTTCAGAGAAAGGCTGATGAGCGAGCACTTAACTCAGCAAGGCAATCCAAATAGCAATCAGGAGGAAAGGCATTTCTCAGCTCGTTCATATAACGGCATCTCTACTGCTACTAAGCACCTGGGATGAACTGAAGCCCTAAGGCATCAACTGGCAGGACCTGAAAATTTACATACATAAGAAAGAGCAGAGGTAATACTAATGTatcacattaaagacttgtaTTGGagaaagatttaaaagaaaaatgctatataataaatagataaagagCATATGCTCAGATACAGCACATCTGTGGTCAGAGGTAACTGCATTTAATTTTATGTCCATACTGCTACAAGGTTAAAAATCTCAGGGGTCGCCAAAGAGTCACCATTAATCCACAAACAAAGCCGTAATTGCCAACTGCTCAGCTATGGGCTTGGCATAGattcaaaatatatatcacATCCTCTTACTGTATTCTATTCCACTTCTTATAATTCATATAAATCAATTTACTTGTTAGTTACATCTCATAGTGGTTTGCAGCGTTTCATTACTAGAAAGATTCTCTGTGTGCATTGGCGCATGCAATTATCTAGGCTGTACCCAAGCCACTCATCAGGGATCTTTGTTCGTCTTGTAATTAAAGCACGCATTCATTTGTCCACCGTATTCTCTCTTTTACACTCGAGAAATAAACGGAATGATGAaggtgaaaaaagaaatgacagctGGCAAAGTGACATTCTAATAGAAGTGATATAATCACTCACTTCAATAAAAGAGCAGTCTCATATAGTAACCTGTAAGGCCTGAGGTGATTAGACATGTCTAATATTAGAACATCAGAATTTACACTttacggacaaaagtattgggacacctgactttttagagctatatgtggttctgtCCAAAAGTGgttactatattatatttgatAATATTATGGTACTTCTGATCATATAATGGAATTAATTATGCTAGAAAATGTGCAAGAGTAGCTTCCTTTTtatacaatatggacaaaagtattaggacaacTGCCTTTTCCAGATagatgtggttcctccccaaaacTGAGAGTTGAAGGCAGACAATTGTATAAGAATCGTGAAGCTtcatgaagaaatgctttagctggattggagtggaagatcttgagtggcctgctgtagagatTACACACTTTAAGATTTTctcagaagtgtggaggttattataagagcaaatgtgcAAAGgtatgttcaaaaatcacataagAATATTTTGGTCAGgagtccacaaacgtttgttcatatagtgtattttacactcttcaacatttaacacaaaaattCTAAATTTTACATGACAAAAGCATCTATTTTCTTTACACAGTAGCATTTCCTTTTAAAACATACATGTCAAAAGTATTGTAATGTCATTACAGGTGCTTAAGGACACAAATTTAAGTTCAgatgttctgtagtgtttagtaATGAGCAGGGTGTGTAGAGAGGGAGAGCCGAGACAAAAGAGTGAGCAGCACCTGAGAGAGCTGTAATAAAGACAAAGCACGAACCATATATAttcatacaatttcatgaaataaatcactcaatcttttaattttattgtagcTTCTGATTGTATAATGAAATCCTTAGTCATTTATCTCTATTTAGAATGccaaatatatttcaaaagGAAATTGGAAATAAGTAAAACATGCATTTAGTGAGAAGTACAGAAAGATGATCATACTTTAAAACTACACACAAAGTGGGTTAAACACAAGTAggttcactcacacacactcatcacacttaCACAAATTTATGATGAGGACTGGTGCATTAGGCCGCATGGGTCTGATGGGTCTGGGTCTCAGTCATGTTCAGCGCCACTGAAAATTCGAATTAATGAGccaattttaatgtaatataccTGCATGGACTAGCAGACAAACTGTATGCTAGACCAGGGTAAAAAAAATGGCTGTATAACCGGTGACTCGAGAGCGACCCGGAAGAGGAACAGGTGAGGGAaagtataataataagtataaatgcgaacaaaaggaaaaacttcctgctATTTTAGCTGCATGTTGTTTTGACTCCATCTTGCTTGTGGCTTTCTATTTAGTCTGATGAGCACATGTTTAGGAAGCGAGTTGTGTCCACATTCGTCACTGCCTTCAAACACAAAGTGGAGCCATATGGGCAAGTCGGCTGCTCTTCCTGCGCTCGCCACCCTGCCGTCCTGCATTCTCGGATAatcccaggaaaaaaaaaaaacattgtttgacaaaaaaatctgtgaaCGCTCAAAGATCGGCTGACCACAAGCACATCTGTATATTCAACATCCTCTTGTTGCTGCGTGGTGAGAGCTATATGATTGAGGGTAATGGCTGTAAATAACATCAAGATGAAGCAGGCGACAGACACAATTTACATTATATCCCATCATCTTTAATTATCATCATGTATTAGAGCTGTCACATAGCAACAGAAAAATTAATCCACATAGCTCCCTGAAAGAGAAGCCGTACATGAAAAATATCAATCTTTATATCCACCAAAATAAATACTGAGTTTACAAAAGTTCTTGTACAACTTATGGAGAGATTTACAACACATTCATGTTTAGAACTTCTGCCTTCAGGACTTCATACACAGTGACAcagtgttgtttgtgtgtgtgtgtctatgcgagtatatgtgtgtgtgtgtgagagagaaggacCGATATAGCAATACAAGTAAATGGCTCTTTAGGACGAGAATACATTGCAGATGTATCCTCGCTCATTCCTCATGCCTACACCGGCTTTTATGTCACATTTCTACATGGCTGTAATACATCACTGTTAACAAGATAAGAGAGTCGGAGAACCACGAAGCACGAATCGGTAAAACTGCATTGCTGTAGGTATTTCGGCAGCCATTGTGGGAAAGCTTTCCGGATGTGTGTCTTCACGGCAGGGCCTGATGTCGCATTCTCATCGGCAAACTTTACACTGACACTAGTAAAATTATGCGAGTGATTTATTGATACCCCCTCACCCCCCCTTTTTGTGATCGCATCTGCTACTAAAATTGCTGAGTGCTCAGTGACTCATGGTCAATGGGTGctacataattaaaaaagcaGAGTTCAGAGTGGAACAGgagcattaaaataattttccagACTGCTTGTTGTTAATTAACATCCcccaaaatcatttttaatacaCAGCTGTCAAGGCTGCCTGGGTAATTCTGAGCTTTCGCCGTTTCGCCTACTCATACCTGAAGAGTGTACAACTTTAAAACTTGATTCCTATGACATTTCGGGGAAATTTTGTATTCTGTATCTGAATgccctgggaaaaaaaaaattataaaattaaacgAAAAAACTTTCTATGTTCCCATTAAAAATCATAGGAATGAATTTTTTTGCAGCTCATTTCCAAGCTTCACAGTCAATATGAAATTCTGTCTGATGTTCTGCCAGTATTTTCTGAAGCCtttacataaaattaaaaaaaaaaaaaaaaaaaaaaaggttgaggtGCTTGCGGCCACGTACGTGATCGTGTTAATATCTCTGCGGGATGTTGCACTGTACGACACTGTGCGATCCAGCGGTGAAGTTAACTGTTACGCTCTCCTGCGAGAATGATGCCTCAGAGTGAAGTGAGGGCTTCACGTGGGCCACTGTCAGATCCCTTGCATAAAAAATACTCCTatttacagcaaaaataaaaaaacacactcacatgccAAGCTCTGACCTTCAGCATATAAAGACCACCTGctaaaaacagaaaattatACCTTTTGCTGTCCACCTGTGAATGGTATCAGCTttttgttggcaaaaggagaaAACATACTGTGAGGTTCCCCCTCTATCAGAGCACATTTAGCTGTACAGAGCATTTGCAGTGCACATGGAGCTATTTGTTCACAAgcttccctctctcttttttttttcttctgtaaaaCAACACAGCATCACACATAACACTTTAACAAACGGTCACATTTAAGGAATCTTTCCTCATTCTTCTCTTATAAATTTGGTCTTTGATAAAATATTAGCAACCAGAATACTGTATTATTCACGAAAACTGCAATCGATACCTTTTAAAAAGTGCTATAAGTGCTTTCATTGCAGGACAGGTCATTATGTGGAAATGAAATCCAAAGCTATGTTTATTTCTAAGGGGTCTGCCAGTTGCGCTCGGGGCTGCTGAATGAAAATCAGCAATGGGCTCTGTCAACACTCTGATTCGTACTTTCTCCTCTGAGATTAGCAC
It contains:
- the LOC124386364 gene encoding uncharacterized protein LOC124386364 yields the protein MASVSLPRRKNLSTQQALALLQEMDKADSDGGEISFVQQGTDTSSEESEKETEQEPNMPPRKRHRGTGKPCLSQTAKDGTVWVEEDIGKPSAVANHTCFTAQAGPTESAKRKITSVLQSFLCLIDVGMLQTIRECTVHQARRTEPDWNLAIHELMAFISILFVRAIMCPVGAIVDCWSESFLVPVIKETMPRDRFISIMKHLRFDDKDTRAERVKTDKFAAISDIWTRFNKNCAESFTPGEHMTIDERLFPTKVHCPFTQYNATKPDKFGIKFWMATDLETKYVCNTSPYLGKDPKDPSGQKGDRLAENVVMNLMGPFLDDGRNVMTDDFFTSLSLLHRLLQRKTTLLGTVNKVRRELPQLAKNTAQREVFSTSVLRSGSVSLTIYAPKKNKTVCVLSSMHQDVTIGEGRKRKPNTITDYNHMKCGVDDQMARMYSVRAATSRWPVAVFYNMLDLAAVNAYILYKACTGWTFSRRLFLRLLAKELCCQFMQHKEILAKRQAAEAAAAAVPGTVRTTQCQVQENCNRNRSRFTCATCQKFTCAKCRDDGHWVCKRCKV